A part of Schistocerca nitens isolate TAMUIC-IGC-003100 unplaced genomic scaffold, iqSchNite1.1 HiC_scaffold_515, whole genome shotgun sequence genomic DNA contains:
- the LOC126232441 gene encoding uncharacterized protein LOC126232441 produces the protein MHVRQHRYPYTRPPIAHSRSVFNIINGAPAARRGRSHDAAATFAPTHSRTAKQLADPPTQHSRQTKTTAAAATKQNKHLAPSVRQKTNGQAHRPLLTTTTQRHAAPFPPLSIHSARDPVVDDDTRRARFPQPTPFRHYARLHPTPVATALLHALSPPPPPPPPPPPPLSPFPYTTTQPKTHSRPKHNNMARASAHTPNQSPSTQPHARHGKTGVLPRCHQSSTNNHTGGTTNNCRPAGNHQTHIPARHHTPLGSRFAKT, from the coding sequence atgcacgtacgacaacaccgctacccgtacacaaggcctcccattgcacacagccgctctgtgttcaacatcatcaatggcgcgcccgcggctcgtcgcggtcgcagccatgacgccgccgccacttttgcaccaacacattcacgcaccgcaaaacagctcgccgacccaccgacacagcacagccgacaaacaaaaacaaccgcggcggcggcaacaaaacaaaacaaacacctcgcaccaagcgtccgacagaaaacaaacggacaggcacacaggcctctgctaacgaccacgacacagcggcacgctgcccctttcccgccactctcgattcacagcgcacgcgaccccgtcgtcgacgacgacacgcgacgggctcgcttcccgcaacctacacctttccgccactacgcacggctccacccgacgcccgtcgcaacggcactactgcacgcactatcacccccgccgccgccgccgccgccgccgcctcctcctctctcccccttcccgtacacaacaacacagccaaaaacacactcacgacccaaacataacaacatggcacgtgcatcggcgcacacccccaaccagtcaccgtcgacacaaccacacgcaaggcacggaaaaaccggcgtccttccacgttgccatcaaagcagcacaaacaaccacacaggaggaaccaccaacaactgccggccggccggcaaccaccaaacgcacattcccgctcgccaccacacacctctcggcagccgtttcgcaaagacatga